From the Solea senegalensis isolate Sse05_10M unplaced genomic scaffold, IFAPA_SoseM_1 scf7180000015152, whole genome shotgun sequence genome, one window contains:
- the LOC122762028 gene encoding NLR family CARD domain-containing protein 3-like → MNQIKASEEEAPPSKTTLCEEHEGQRRIHQQRPDSPRPGPGPSCVSMKSDRSMYEPLNFKQEQRTIHQQGPDSAGPGPGPSCVSMKSDLSIDRLISFKDGQKHGELIVDQQRTEVLSGQSVQQHGADLDSIFKLLEENIICFVKNELKKIHKVLDTDHTEVSESQREDEEQRSSREAFLKITEDFLRRMKQEKLADEIRAPACRRELKSNLKKKFQCLFEGVAKAGNPTLLNEIFTELYITEGGTSEVNEEHEVRQIDRASWKPDRPETTIRQEDIFKASAGRDGPIRRVMTKGVAGIGKTVLTQKFTLDWAEDKSNQDVQLMFPFTFRELNVLKEKKFSLVELIHHFFTETKEIGICRFEDFKVVFIFDGLDECRLPLDFHNTEILTDITASTSVDVLLTNLIRGKLLPSARLWITTRPAAANQIPPDCVDMVTEVRGFTDPQKEDYFRKRFRDEEKARRIISHIQTSQSLHIMCHIPVFCWITATVLENMLKTRDGGELPKTLTEMYIHFLVVQSKVKRVKYDGGAETDPHWSPENRKMIESLGKLAFEQLQKGNLIFYESDLTECGIDITAASVYSGVFNQIFKEERGLYQDKVFCFVHLSVQEFLAALHVHLTFITSGTNLLSEPTTSQWSRPFRKKPELNHLHQSAVGEALLSPNGHLDLSLRFLLGLSLETNQKLLRGLLKQTGSGSQTNQETVEYIKKKISENLSAERSINLFHCLNELNHRSLVEEIQESLTSGRLSTKTLSPAQWSALVFILLSSGKDLEEFDLKKYSASEEALLKLLPVVKASNKALLSGCKLSERSCEALSSVLSSVSSSLRHVDLSNNDLQDPGVKLLCDGLKSPHCSLETLSLSGCLVSEEGCSSLTSALNSNPSHLRELDLCNNDLQDPGVKLLCDGLKSPHCSLEALRLVLS, encoded by the exons ATGAATCAGATCAAGGCCAGTGAAGAGGAAGCTCCGCCCTCTAAAACCACTCTGTGTGAGGAACATGAGggtcagag GAGGATCCATCAACAGAGACCAGACTCTCccagacctggacctggacccagctgtgtgtccatgaagagtgacCGGTCCATGTATGAACCTTTGAACTTCAAACAAGAACAGAG AACGATCCATCAACAGGGACCAGACTCTGccggacctggacctggacccagctgtgtgtccatgaagagtgacTTGTCTATAGATCGTCTTATTAGCTTCAaggatggacaaaaacatggtgaactgAT agttgatcagcagaggacagaggttcTCAGTGGTCAGTCTGTCCAGCAGCATGGAGCAGACCTGGACTCCATATTTAag CTTCTGGAGGAGAACATCATCTGCTTTGTGAAGAACGAGCTGAAGAAGATCCACAAGGTTCTGGATAcagatcacacagaagtctcagagagtcagagggaggatgaggagcagaggagcagcagagaggcctTTCTGAAGATCACAGAGGACTTCTTAAggaggatgaagcaggagaAGCTAGCTGACG AAATCAGAGCTCCAGCTTGTCGACGTGAGCTCAAAtcaaacctgaagaagaagttccagtgtttgtttgagggTGTGGCTAAAGCAGGAAACCCTACCCTTCTGAATGAGATCTTCACAGAgctttacatcacagagggaggcACTAGCGAGGTCAATGAAGAACATGAGGTCAGACAGATTGATAGAGCTTCCTGGAAACCAGACAGACCAGAAACAACCATCAGACAAGaagacatctttaaagcctcaGCGGGAAGAGACGGACCAATCCGAAGAGTGATGACAAAGGGCGTGGCTGGCATTGGGAAAACAGTGTTAacacagaagttcactctggactgggctgaAGACAAAAGCAACCAGGACGTACAGCTCATGTTTCCCTTCACCTTCAGAGAGCTGAAtgtgctgaaagagaagaagttcagtttggtggaactcatccatcacttcttcactgaaaccaaagAAATAGGAATCTGCAGGTTTGAAGACTTTAAGGTGGTCTTCATCTTTGATGGTCTGGACGAGTGTCGACTTCCTCTGGACTTCCACAACACTGAGATCCTGACTGACATCACAGCGTCCACCTCAGTGGACGTGCTGCTGACAAACCTCATTAGGGGGAAACTGCTTCCCTCTGCTCGCCTCTGGATAACCACAcgacctgcagcagccaatcagatccctcctgactgtgtggacatggtgacagaggtcagagggttcACGGACCCACAGAAGGAAGACTACTTCAGGAAGAGGTTCAGAGATGAGGAGAAGGCCAGGAGGATCATCTCCCACATCCAGACATCacaaagcctccacatcatgtgccacatcccagtcttctgctggatcactgcAACAGTTCTGGAGAACATGCTGAAaaccagagatggaggagaactgcccaagaccctgactgaGATGTACATCCACTTCCTGGTGGTTCAGTCCAAAGTGAAGAGGGTCAAATatgatggaggagctgagaCAGATCCACACTGGAGTCCAGAGAACAGGAAGATGATTGAGTCTCTGGGGAAACTGGCttttgagcagctgcagaaaggaaacctgatcttctatgaatcagacctgacagagtgtGGCATCGAtatcacagcagcttcagtttacTCAGGAGTCTTCAATCAGATctttaaagaggagagaggcctGTACCAGGACAAGGTCTTCTGCTTTGTCCATCTGagtgttcaggagtttctggctgctCTTCATGTTCATCTGACCTTCATCACCTCTGGAACAAATCTGTTGTCAGAACCAACAACGAGCCAGTGGTCCAgaccatttagaaaaaaacctgaactgaatCATCTGCACCAGAGTGCTGTGGGCGAGGCCTTACTGAGTCCAAATGGACACCTGGACTTGTCCCTCCGCTTCCTCCTGGGTCTTTCACTGGAGACCAATCAGAAGCTCTTAAGAGGTCTactgaaacaaacaggaagtggttcacaGACCAATCAGGAAACAGTTGAGTacatcaagaagaagatcagtgagaatctgtcagcagagagaagcatcAACCTGTTCCACTGTCTGAATGAACTGAACCATCGTTCTCTTGTGGAGGAGATCCAAGAGTCCCTCACATCAGGACGCCTGTCCACAAAGACACTGTCTCCTGCTCAGTGGTCAGCTCTGGTCTTCATCTTACTGTCATCAGGAAAAGATCTGGAAGAGTTTGACCTGAAGAAATACTCTGCTTCAGAGGAGGCtcttctgaagctgctgccggTGGTCAAAGCCTCCAACAAAGCTCT ACTGAGTGGCTGTaaactctcagagagaagctgtgaagctctgtcctcagtcctcagctctgtgtcctctagtctgagacacgtggacctgagtaacaacgacctgcaggatccaggagtgaagctgctgtgtgatggactgaagagtcctcactgttctctggagactctcag tctgtcaggttgtctggtctcagaggaaggatgttcttctctgacctcagctctgaactCAAACCCCTCCCATCTCAGAGAACTGGACCTGTGTAACAATGACCTGCAGGATCCAGGAGTGAAgttgctgtgtgatggactgaagagtcctcactgttctctggaggcTCTCAGGTTGGTGCTCAGCTGA